The following are from one region of the Escherichia sp. E4742 genome:
- a CDS encoding RHS repeat-associated core domain-containing protein, whose amino-acid sequence MGTDYLAAKMEDPLEHTSALGDFMGGLVEGVCYGVLFCASANPVGLAVGLTAGFIFSDVISELGDTVSSWFPPDVAGTITSGSNNVNVKSRPAARAAGAVPDEILLALLEAEAANPPDSKGMQLVKGIVAKTIMIAKLPLLPAELGRMAGKKLAAYLKGESSPSQEDEQGFWSKVWESISNPVVDGPDPALHVEPRLLDTIHCDKHPPQPIQYLAEGSETVRINSQPACRNGDRSTCEAVIAHTQASAKVRIGGRSLVVKEIHTGKNMLAYYSGLIAGGFLVSSVQALFCRTSAKVFAGKLPCLMLGSVLGNTLGILVGGTLSTSLSSLFSGQQASSQTARPVHIASGVKILGGEDELDFACDGLIPLAWQRVYSSLNGNEGILGRGWCLPFEVFLHQEPAAVPGTQDSAQIFFHDMSGRELGLGDVPVGGAMFYVDEGFRLYHPLAGMFVLESAQGQYQIFEADPLHDSRFRLTQECDRHLNGIRYYYDDRGLPVRIEDDLQAICLHLDYHPQHSRLKTVYQQYRQEDTRPGVLRIRYEYNEQAQLTAVVDADGVVMRRFAWDAEHERLTMHQTADGIQAHYRWQPTSGLPGHFHVARHWLQEGERRSGEIRFDYDPAARRATLHYGDGRPDSLHEWDEQFNITRWQPAPDICWLYEWGDNRELLRVVDPAQYEYGFKYDERGNLIQVVDPVGQEYRFDWDQDFAFPLKEEYPEGLVLRHVYNVFGDRIKTIDQAGLITRYNHDASGLVESVQDARGNLYRYGWNNRGQLTQQTDCSGYTTHLYYDEQGRLAAVTDAQGNRTRQTFSAANRLQNQIRPDGGETTYHYNTRGQLTGVTDPARQSSRFDYNLRGQVIRHTDPQQRQVRFEYDANGQLIALYNQKNETYRFSRDSLSRLEESCDLTECREVYQYDSRSNICGITRYPARVASGQEALLPQVTRLAYDAAGRVQYRENGDGAVCYQYGKNTLTLQRFTPDDWQKKQHGDENVVAQDTLHLVTDEYGCLLEEHNPAGVFTHRYDELGNRTETQMPDGRRLKRLYYGSGHLQQLNLEDHDGQQTVLAEFERNSLHQEISRTQGSLTLRTEYDAAGRVTARLAQMAHQRHGTPLLERRYSWDQRGFLMSRYHRTQDAQALLSPEERSGSTWYQYDCAGQILSAQQHFTVRQYCDLAGNLMEERGPAIKNNQLMQYRGWHYQYDAFGRMSRRTDEQAQPQDYRYNSDNRMVEVRFADRTHSRWQRVEYDYDLLGRRTGKRLYRWHDEGEAEPAPERVRFIWDGMRLRGEDSPGKATDVLYVYNGDSYEPLARVDRFTRQVIEPQDTRPPKTMVYYYHTALNGLPEAMTSESGQLVYEARYELWGKETEAASAHTVLTVEQNLRFAGQYFDAETGLHYNTFRFYAPECGRFTPPDPIGLAGGLNLYQYAPNPLSYIDPLGLKPCAPTGEFDRVTTGKVYRVIRPDEDPLSGLFSLNPNNIKTVAGHVTSGSRSPSQFISATKDLSIAEKWAAKSGNRIVEIDLSKVSGGAIDISSPKGLDLLGNQFARRLAKGSSEVLFDGPIPAGAINPL is encoded by the coding sequence ATGGGAACAGATTATCTGGCGGCCAAAATGGAAGATCCTCTTGAGCACACGTCTGCCCTGGGGGATTTCATGGGGGGCCTGGTCGAAGGGGTATGCTATGGGGTACTTTTTTGTGCCTCTGCCAACCCTGTTGGACTGGCGGTAGGGCTGACTGCCGGCTTTATTTTCAGCGATGTTATTTCTGAACTTGGCGATACGGTCAGTAGCTGGTTTCCCCCGGATGTTGCAGGAACGATAACCTCAGGCTCAAACAACGTTAATGTGAAATCCAGGCCAGCCGCCCGTGCGGCAGGTGCTGTGCCGGATGAAATATTACTGGCACTGCTGGAGGCGGAAGCGGCTAATCCACCGGACAGTAAGGGGATGCAACTCGTTAAAGGGATTGTGGCAAAAACTATTATGATTGCCAAACTACCTCTTTTGCCGGCAGAACTGGGCAGGATGGCAGGCAAGAAACTTGCTGCTTACCTCAAAGGGGAAAGTTCCCCGTCTCAGGAGGATGAACAGGGATTCTGGAGTAAGGTCTGGGAATCCATCAGCAATCCGGTGGTGGATGGCCCCGATCCGGCTTTGCATGTCGAGCCACGACTGCTGGACACGATTCACTGTGATAAACATCCCCCGCAACCGATACAGTATCTGGCTGAAGGTTCAGAAACCGTACGTATTAACAGCCAGCCCGCCTGCCGTAACGGTGATCGCAGTACCTGCGAGGCGGTGATTGCCCATACCCAGGCCAGTGCGAAAGTCCGTATTGGCGGGCGCAGCCTGGTGGTGAAAGAAATACACACCGGCAAAAATATGCTCGCTTACTATTCTGGGCTTATTGCCGGAGGATTTCTGGTCAGCTCGGTTCAGGCTCTGTTTTGCAGGACATCAGCTAAGGTGTTTGCGGGGAAGTTGCCCTGCCTGATGCTGGGTTCAGTCCTGGGCAATACGCTGGGGATACTCGTAGGAGGAACACTTTCCACTTCATTATCGTCCCTGTTTTCAGGGCAACAAGCGTCATCACAGACTGCCAGGCCGGTACACATCGCCTCTGGTGTAAAAATACTGGGCGGAGAGGATGAACTGGATTTTGCCTGTGACGGGTTAATCCCGCTGGCATGGCAGCGGGTTTACAGCAGCCTTAACGGCAATGAAGGTATTCTTGGTCGGGGCTGGTGCCTGCCGTTTGAAGTGTTCCTGCATCAGGAGCCTGCTGCTGTACCGGGAACGCAGGACAGCGCGCAGATATTTTTTCATGACATGTCCGGCAGGGAGCTGGGGCTGGGAGATGTTCCGGTCGGCGGAGCCATGTTCTATGTGGACGAAGGTTTCCGACTTTATCATCCCCTGGCTGGTATGTTCGTGCTGGAAAGCGCACAGGGACAGTACCAGATTTTTGAGGCAGATCCCCTGCATGATAGTCGGTTCCGCCTGACTCAGGAGTGCGACCGACATCTGAACGGTATCCGTTATTACTACGATGACCGGGGACTTCCGGTGCGGATCGAGGATGATCTTCAGGCCATCTGTCTGCATCTGGACTATCACCCGCAGCATTCCCGTCTGAAGACCGTATACCAGCAGTACCGACAGGAGGATACCCGGCCGGGCGTACTGCGTATTCGTTATGAATATAATGAACAGGCGCAGCTCACCGCCGTCGTGGATGCTGACGGGGTTGTGATGCGCCGTTTTGCCTGGGATGCGGAGCACGAGCGCCTGACCATGCACCAGACGGCGGATGGCATCCAGGCACATTACCGTTGGCAACCCACTTCCGGTCTTCCCGGTCATTTTCATGTTGCCCGGCACTGGCTACAGGAAGGCGAGCGGCGCAGCGGGGAGATCCGGTTTGATTACGATCCGGCGGCACGCCGGGCCACGCTGCATTATGGTGATGGCAGGCCGGACAGCCTGCATGAATGGGATGAGCAGTTCAACATTACCCGCTGGCAGCCAGCCCCGGATATCTGTTGGTTGTATGAATGGGGGGATAACCGGGAACTCCTGCGGGTGGTTGATCCCGCACAGTATGAATACGGCTTTAAGTACGATGAGCGCGGCAACCTGATCCAGGTGGTTGATCCTGTCGGTCAGGAATACCGGTTTGACTGGGACCAGGATTTTGCCTTTCCGCTGAAAGAGGAATATCCCGAAGGGCTGGTCTTACGCCATGTTTACAATGTCTTTGGCGATCGCATCAAAACCATTGACCAGGCAGGCCTCATCACCCGCTATAACCATGATGCTTCCGGGCTGGTTGAGAGCGTACAGGATGCCCGGGGCAACCTGTACCGCTACGGCTGGAATAATCGTGGGCAGTTAACGCAGCAGACGGACTGTTCCGGGTATACCACCCACCTGTATTATGATGAACAGGGGCGGCTGGCTGCCGTGACGGATGCACAGGGTAACCGCACCCGGCAGACGTTTTCAGCAGCGAACCGCCTGCAAAATCAAATCCGCCCTGATGGTGGCGAAACCACTTACCACTACAATACCCGTGGACAGCTTACCGGTGTGACCGATCCGGCTCGTCAGAGCAGCCGGTTTGACTATAACCTGCGCGGGCAGGTTATCCGCCACACTGACCCTCAACAGCGCCAGGTGCGCTTCGAATATGATGCCAACGGGCAGCTTATTGCGCTGTATAACCAGAAAAATGAAACATACCGTTTCAGCCGTGACAGCCTGTCGCGGCTGGAAGAGTCCTGCGATCTGACAGAATGCCGCGAAGTGTACCAGTACGACAGCCGGAGCAATATCTGTGGGATAACCCGCTATCCCGCTCGCGTGGCGTCCGGTCAGGAGGCACTTTTACCGCAGGTCACCCGGCTGGCGTATGATGCCGCAGGACGGGTGCAGTACCGGGAGAACGGGGATGGCGCTGTCTGTTACCAGTATGGAAAAAATACGCTGACACTCCAGCGATTTACGCCGGATGACTGGCAGAAGAAACAGCACGGGGATGAAAACGTCGTTGCGCAGGACACGCTGCATCTGGTTACGGATGAGTATGGCTGCCTGCTGGAAGAGCATAACCCGGCGGGCGTTTTTACCCACCGCTATGACGAACTGGGCAACCGCACAGAAACGCAGATGCCGGATGGTCGCCGCCTGAAGCGGCTGTACTACGGCAGCGGCCACCTGCAACAGCTCAATCTGGAAGACCACGACGGGCAGCAGACGGTACTGGCTGAGTTTGAACGTAACAGCCTGCACCAGGAAATCAGCCGGACCCAGGGCAGCCTGACACTGCGCACGGAATATGATGCCGCCGGGCGGGTAACAGCCCGTCTGGCGCAGATGGCGCATCAGCGACATGGAACACCGTTGCTGGAGCGGCGTTACAGCTGGGATCAGCGTGGCTTCCTGATGAGCCGTTACCACCGGACACAGGATGCGCAGGCGCTGCTTTCCCCGGAGGAACGCAGCGGCAGCACCTGGTACCAGTATGACTGCGCCGGGCAGATCCTGAGCGCACAGCAGCACTTCACGGTGCGGCAGTACTGCGATCTGGCCGGAAACCTGATGGAGGAGCGCGGTCCGGCGATCAAGAATAACCAGTTAATGCAGTACCGGGGCTGGCACTACCAGTATGATGCCTTCGGGCGTATGAGCAGGCGCACGGATGAACAGGCGCAACCGCAGGATTACCGCTATAACAGCGATAACCGGATGGTGGAAGTGCGGTTTGCGGACAGGACGCATTCCCGGTGGCAGCGGGTGGAGTACGACTACGATCTGCTCGGACGGCGGACGGGGAAACGGCTGTACCGGTGGCATGATGAGGGCGAAGCGGAACCGGCTCCGGAGAGGGTGCGTTTTATCTGGGACGGGATGCGGCTGCGGGGTGAAGACAGTCCGGGTAAGGCCACAGATGTCCTGTATGTCTACAACGGAGACAGTTATGAGCCGCTGGCCAGGGTGGATCGTTTTACCCGGCAGGTGATAGAACCGCAGGACACGCGCCCGCCGAAAACCATGGTATATTACTACCACACGGCGCTGAACGGCCTGCCGGAAGCGATGACCAGTGAGTCAGGGCAACTGGTGTATGAAGCGCGTTATGAACTGTGGGGGAAAGAAACGGAGGCGGCAAGCGCGCATACGGTTCTGACAGTGGAGCAAAACCTGCGGTTCGCGGGGCAGTATTTTGACGCGGAAACGGGGCTTCACTATAATACGTTCAGATTTTATGCACCGGAGTGTGGGCGGTTTACCCCGCCAGACCCGATAGGGCTGGCGGGGGGACTGAATCTTTATCAGTATGCACCGAATCCTTTAAGTTATATTGATCCCCTCGGATTAAAACCATGCGCGCCTACTGGTGAATTTGACCGTGTAACTACCGGGAAAGTCTATAGAGTCATTAGGCCCGATGAAGATCCTTTATCCGGGTTATTTTCCCTTAACCCAAATAATATAAAAACTGTTGCAGGGCATGTAACATCAGGCAGTCGCTCTCCATCTCAGTTTATATCAGCAACAAAAGATTTAAGCATTGCTGAAAAATGGGCTGCGAAATCAGGGAATCGTATTGTTGAAATAGACTTGAGTAAAGTTTCTGGCGGCGCAATTGATATATCATCCCCTAAAGGACTCGATCTCTTAGGTAATCAATTTGCAAGGCGGCTGGCTAAAGGTTCTTCAGAAGTGTTGTTTGACGGCCCCATTCCAGCGGGTGCGATTAATCCTCTTTAA
- a CDS encoding GGDEF domain-containing protein — translation MVIRGMTISLPWFAFINVSFALMILLRRVLFNDLTPPWLNEKSLIHSIDISATGILLICCGLLLIPRQKTLPIQVLLVALSLLWSWCSYHFIAHWTLQFAYPLCVLLMLSGVVALYFHTPSLLAFVIPLWLTTPIASLMLNQQINIHFAVIWSLFSLALYGGRLILLRWFEEAWQQNKYNNQLINRLDALAHRDPLTGIANRRAMNSILHDAIDNGGSFALIMLDVDFFKRYNDTYGHPAGDKCLIQVADALQRAIRQPEDIVARYGGEEFAILLFNATLPEAEAVAARVKQELKLAAISHQASAVSAFVTVSQGIACSAPAKTAEQIVSDADTALYRAKENGRNRWAL, via the coding sequence ATGGTTATTCGCGGTATGACAATTAGTTTGCCATGGTTTGCTTTTATCAATGTCAGTTTTGCATTGATGATTTTGCTGCGCCGTGTTCTGTTTAATGACCTTACTCCTCCCTGGTTAAATGAAAAAAGCCTCATACATTCTATTGATATATCTGCAACGGGTATTCTGTTGATTTGCTGTGGTTTACTACTCATCCCTCGGCAAAAAACACTACCTATCCAGGTACTATTAGTTGCCCTGAGCCTGCTATGGTCATGGTGTAGTTATCACTTTATTGCACACTGGACGCTGCAGTTTGCTTATCCACTATGTGTATTATTAATGCTTAGTGGCGTTGTCGCACTTTATTTCCATACCCCATCATTGCTCGCATTTGTCATTCCCTTATGGCTCACCACTCCAATAGCGAGCCTTATGCTTAATCAACAGATCAATATTCATTTCGCTGTTATCTGGAGCCTTTTTTCACTGGCGCTATATGGTGGGCGACTTATTTTATTACGTTGGTTTGAAGAAGCATGGCAACAAAACAAGTACAACAACCAGTTAATTAATCGCCTTGATGCATTAGCACATCGTGATCCTTTAACTGGGATAGCAAACCGACGTGCAATGAACAGTATCTTACACGACGCGATAGATAACGGCGGGTCATTTGCTCTCATTATGTTGGATGTTGATTTTTTTAAACGCTACAACGACACCTACGGGCACCCAGCGGGCGATAAATGTTTGATACAAGTTGCCGACGCCCTACAACGCGCAATACGCCAGCCTGAAGACATAGTCGCTCGTTATGGTGGCGAAGAGTTTGCCATCCTACTTTTTAATGCAACATTGCCGGAAGCTGAGGCGGTAGCAGCCAGAGTGAAGCAAGAACTTAAATTGGCAGCTATCTCGCATCAGGCATCTGCTGTTAGTGCATTTGTTACGGTTAGTCAGGGGATTGCCTGTTCTGCTCCCGCAAAAACGGCTGAACAAATTGTTTCAGATGCCGACACCGCGTTATACCGGGCGAAAGAAAATGGGCGAAATCGATGGGCTTTATAA
- a CDS encoding alkyl/aryl-sulfatase, which translates to MQLNHIVKSLLITGLFTTSSLPLLAAEAPKNATAATQQANNLLYNQLPFSDNTDFTDAHKGFIAPIPQDMIKGEQGNIIWDPQQYAFIKEGDKAPDTVNPSLWRQAQLINISGLFEVTEGIYQIRNLDLSNMTIIEGKEGITVVDPLVSAETAKVGMDIYYKNRGQKPVVAVIYTHSHVDHYGGVRGVIDEADVKSGKVKIYAPAGFLEEAVSENIMAGNVMSRRASYMYGNLLKPDVKGQVGAGLGTTTSAGTVTLIAPTNYITKTGQKETIDGLTYDFLMAPGSEAPSEMLWFIEEKKLIETAEDVTHTLHNTYSLRGAKIRQPLPWSKYINEALNLWGDKAEIILAQHHWPTWGNDNVVKLLKSQRDLYRYINDQTLRMANQGMTRDEIAANFKLPSSLANTWANRGYYGSVSHDVKATYVLYLGWFDGNPATLDELPPEEGAKKFVEYMGGADAILQKAKQDYDQGNFRWVAQVVSKVVFADPNNQAARNLEADALEQLGYQAESGPWRNFYLTGAQELRNGVQKLPTPNTASPDTVRAMTPEMFFDYLAVHINGEKAADAKAVLNFDFGEDGGTYKVELENGVLNHTAGVEASDADATITLSRDVLNKIVLKEETLKEATDKGDVKITGNAEKLNELLDYMDNFEFWFNIVTP; encoded by the coding sequence ATGCAGCTTAATCATATTGTTAAAAGTCTGCTAATAACGGGATTATTCACCACCAGTTCCTTACCTCTCCTCGCGGCGGAAGCCCCTAAAAACGCCACCGCAGCCACGCAGCAAGCAAACAATTTACTCTATAACCAGTTGCCGTTTTCCGATAACACTGACTTTACTGATGCCCATAAAGGTTTTATTGCCCCTATTCCTCAGGATATGATTAAGGGCGAACAAGGAAATATTATATGGGATCCACAACAATACGCTTTTATAAAAGAAGGCGACAAAGCCCCTGATACGGTGAATCCAAGTTTATGGCGTCAGGCGCAATTGATAAATATCAGCGGATTATTTGAAGTGACTGAAGGTATCTATCAGATTCGTAACCTCGATTTATCAAATATGACCATCATTGAAGGCAAAGAGGGTATTACCGTCGTTGATCCACTTGTTTCAGCAGAAACAGCCAAAGTTGGGATGGATATCTATTACAAAAATCGCGGCCAGAAACCGGTAGTGGCGGTTATCTACACACACAGTCATGTCGATCACTACGGTGGTGTTCGCGGCGTAATTGATGAAGCTGACGTTAAATCAGGCAAAGTTAAAATCTATGCGCCAGCCGGATTTTTGGAGGAGGCCGTTTCCGAAAATATTATGGCTGGCAATGTGATGAGCCGACGAGCCAGTTATATGTATGGCAACTTATTGAAACCTGATGTTAAAGGCCAGGTCGGCGCGGGACTGGGAACAACCACTTCAGCAGGAACGGTCACGTTGATTGCTCCTACTAACTACATCACCAAAACCGGGCAAAAAGAAACTATTGACGGGTTGACCTATGATTTTCTGATGGCGCCTGGTTCCGAAGCGCCTTCTGAAATGCTGTGGTTTATTGAAGAAAAGAAACTGATCGAAACAGCAGAAGATGTCACGCACACCCTTCACAACACTTATTCGCTGCGTGGTGCCAAAATTCGCCAACCGCTGCCGTGGTCAAAATATATTAACGAAGCACTCAATTTATGGGGCGATAAAGCCGAGATTATTCTCGCTCAACATCACTGGCCAACCTGGGGCAACGATAACGTGGTCAAACTGCTTAAAAGCCAGCGTGATTTGTATCGTTACATCAATGATCAAACTCTCCGTATGGCAAATCAGGGGATGACCCGTGATGAAATTGCCGCAAACTTTAAACTGCCCTCTTCACTGGCTAACACCTGGGCGAATCGCGGCTATTATGGTTCGGTAAGTCATGACGTAAAAGCAACTTACGTGCTTTATCTCGGCTGGTTTGATGGTAATCCCGCAACGCTTGATGAACTGCCGCCAGAAGAAGGCGCAAAGAAATTTGTCGAGTATATGGGCGGTGCTGATGCCATTTTACAAAAAGCCAAACAGGATTATGACCAGGGTAATTTCCGCTGGGTTGCTCAGGTTGTCAGTAAGGTGGTGTTTGCGGATCCAAACAACCAGGCAGCGAGAAATCTGGAAGCTGATGCGCTTGAGCAGTTAGGCTATCAGGCTGAATCTGGGCCGTGGCGTAATTTCTATCTCACTGGCGCACAGGAATTGCGTAACGGCGTACAAAAATTACCAACACCAAATACTGCCAGCCCTGACACTGTGCGTGCAATGACGCCAGAGATGTTCTTTGATTATCTTGCCGTCCATATTAATGGTGAGAAAGCGGCAGACGCCAAAGCCGTGTTGAATTTCGATTTTGGTGAAGATGGCGGCACCTATAAAGTGGAGCTTGAAAATGGTGTTCTCAATCATACCGCTGGTGTAGAAGCTTCGGATGCTGATGCCACTATCACTCTGTCTCGTGATGTATTGAACAAAATTGTACTGAAAGAAGAGACGCTGAAAGAAGCCACAGACAAAGGAGATGTCAAAATTACCGGCAATGCGGAAAAACTCAACGAGCTGTTAGATTATATGGATAATTTTGAGTTTTGGTTCAATATAGTGACACCATAA